A window of the Fusarium fujikuroi IMI 58289 draft genome, chromosome FFUJ_chr09 genome harbors these coding sequences:
- a CDS encoding related to early nodulin 75 precursor, with product MKFSAVTLLTLATGILAAPVAEANYDVSYSSYEAPKAPKPHYEKPKPKPHHEKPKHEYPAPKPHHEKPKPKPHPKPHYEKPKTPKYQAPKPHHEKPKPKPHPKPTYEAPKPVKPKYTKPKAPKPHKPEYTKPKYEAPKPAPKPHKPEYTKPKAPKPHPKPVYEAPKPAPKPHKPEYTKPKAPKPHKPEYTAPKPHHEKPKPAPKPEYKAPTYQAPHY from the coding sequence ATGAAGTTCTCTGCTGTCACCCTTCTCACCCTTGCCACTGGCATCCTCGCCGCTCCCGTCGCCGAGGCCAACTACGACGTTTCGTACTCCAGCTACGAGGCTCCCAAGGCCCCCAAGCCTCACTatgagaagcccaagcctaAGCCTCATCACGAGAAGCCCAAGCACGAGTACCCTGCTCCCAAGCCTCACCATGAGAAGCCTAAGCCCAAGCCTCACCCCAAGCCTCACTacgagaagcccaagacacCCAAGTACCAGGCTCCCAAGCCTCACCACGAGAAGCCTAAGCCTAAGCCTCACCCCAAGCCTACTTATGAGGCTCCCAAGCCTGTGAAGCCCAAGTacaccaagcccaaggccccTAAGCCTCACAAGCCTGAATACACTAAGCCCAAGTACGAGGCTCCCAAGCCTGCTCCCAAGCCTCACAAGCCTGAGTACACCAAGCCTAAGGCCCCCAAGCCTCACCCCAAGCCAGTCTACGAGGCCCCCAAGCCTGCTCCTAAGCCTCACAAGCCCGAGTACACCAAGCCTAAGGCTCCCAAGCCCCACAAGCCTGAGTACACTGCTCCTAAGCCTCACCacgagaagcccaagcctgcTCCTAAGCCCGAGTACAAGGCTCCCACCTACCAGGCTCCTCACTACTAG
- a CDS encoding related to sulfatase, with protein MVCIPSWLTRLGARLANRPFIFTFAVSALFASKLAHIHSHRNAVATGRLFTFFSTFFVQDILVLLLIRLLLDQWSPRTQILHYATTAVAGLLILYNVALSLISITFYLVSGAEIHWRNLNLVSDPTSRAIFLSGLVTFILVASCLIVFAWLLQNVCYRVFGWGADMIHFPWAMARTATNRFLRKRNIYSPLPDPEPAIAEETKYDDIDDEAWLEDFVEHGKSQTLYSRISQRVSTFGVRVQPSTVRRIHYGMPYFFWSLFTIVMLVLLLERPDDRSLLFLSWTTGLLPFVDVSSTAPLLDQLPSKFEQVGIQHQWDEKSALGEPPKMDWLPKGKPLAGFEDWYTPNELHYNAAKDPMKISNLDQPVLEELKDKLKDVSVKHVMLFLLESTRNDVFPFKKGGHMWEKFKDSYPDKKIPEDVEERLKNLMPNARYVTGDYDDGFKHDKTPKRGGAHFSNAYTSGTYTLKSLVGTICGLNPLIADFNLDYKRHIYQPCLPHIFDAMNKAEDEKAAKWKSYFFQTAMIHYDNHHKLMAACGYPEENTQDRDSLRSENAKHRVDLEDINYFGFQEDPLEDYMRDAFNDAKENNGRVFLTHITSTSHHAYGIPKNETYTAIGSGKDIDEMSHYANAESYDDKWIGKVLKMLDDQGVANETLIVFLGDHGVSLVENGKASPYYNPSVGSDHVPLVFSHPSLPAFNVEHAVHSTQVLPTILDLMLESGSFEGVSRKAAESLVGNYEGQSLLRPMQMVNNQTGQAQWHFTVVNPGRAMLNVRDVRYPDRHLSVPLIDNTEWRLSDLAVDPLEKEPVQAFDYLSFLDSVEKKWGVEWAQWVEEGAFMTRWHVQENGKRWRYERNPNVQETRDQ; from the coding sequence ATGGTCTGCATACCCTCTTGGCTCACGAGGTTGGGCGCTCGTCTTGCCAATCGCCCATTCATCTTTACTTTTGCTGTCTCAGCCCTCTTCGCATCCAAGCTCGCCCATATTCACAGCCACCGAAACGCCGTCGCTACCGGTCGATTATTCACCTTCTTCAGTACATTCTTCGTGCAAGATATTCTCGTCCTTCTTTTAATCCGACTCCTCCTCGACCAATGGTCTCCCAGGACCCAAATACTACACTACGCCACTACAGCAGTCGCTggtttattaatattatacaACGTCGCGCTATCGTTAATATCCATTACTTTTTACCTCGTCTCCGGCGCCGAGATTCACTGGCGAAACCTCAACCTTGTGTCCGACCCTACATCCAGAGCCATCTTCCTTTCTGGTCTCGTGACCTTTATCTTGGTCGCTTCTTGCTTGATCGTCTTTGCTTGGCTGCTTCAGAATGTGTGCTATAGAGTGTTTGGGTGGGGTGCGGACATGATCCATTTCCCTTGGGCCATGGCGCGGACTGCGACAAACCGATTCTTGAGGAAGCGCAACATCTATAGCCCTCTTCCCGATCCAGAACCTGCTATTGCTGAGGAGACCAAGTACGATGACATTGACGATGAGGCCTGGTTGGAGGATTTTGTCGAGCATGGCAAGTCGCAGACACTCTACTCTCGAATCTCGCAACGAGTCAGCACTTTCGGCGTTCGAGTGCAGCCTTCAACTGTGAGGCGCATTCACTACGGCATGCCATACTTCTTCTGGTCTCTGTTCACCATTGTCATGCTGGTCTTGTTGCTTGAGCGCCCCGATGATCgatcccttctcttcctctcatgGACCACTGGTCTTCTCCCCTTCGTCGACGTCTCATCAACCGCACCACTCCTCGATCAGCTCCCCTCCAAGTTTGAACAAGTCGGTATTCAGCACCAGTGGGATGAGAAGTCAGCCCTTGGCGAGCCTCCCAAGATGGATTGGCTGCCCAAGGGTAAGCCCCTCGCTGGCTTTGAGGACTGGTATACGCCCAACGAGCTTCACTACAACGCCGCCAAGGATCCCATGAAGATCTCCAACCTCGATCAGCCTGTGCtggaggagctcaaggataAGCTCAAAGATGTCTCTGTCAAGCATGTCATGCTCTTCCTGCTCGAAAGTACCAGGAACGATGTGTTCCCCTTCAAGAAGGGGGGTCACATGTGggagaagttcaaggatTCTTACCCTGATAAGAAGATTCcagaggatgttgaggaacgCCTCAAGAACTTGATGCCAAATGCCCGATATGTCACTGGCGATTACgatgatggcttcaagcATGACAAGACACCCAAGCGTGGCGGTGCTCATTTCAGCAACGCTTACACCTCCGGTACTTACACTCTCAAGAGTCTCGTCGGCACTATCTGTGGTCTCAACCCCCTCATCGCCGACTTCAACCTCGATTACAAGCGTCACATCTACCAGCCCTGTCTCCCTCACATCTTCGACGCCATGAACAAGGCCGAAGACGAGAAAGCTGCCAAGTGGAAGTCATACTTCTTCCAGACTGCCATGATCCACTACGACAACCATCACAAGCTCATGGCTGCCTGCGGTTATCCTGAGGAGAACACCCAGGACCGAGACTCACTTCGCAGTGAGAATGCTAAGCACCGTGTTGATCTGGAGGACATCAACTACTTTGGCTTCCAGGAGGATCCTCTCGAGGACTACATGCGAGATGCTTTCAACGATGCCAAGGAGAACAACGGTCGTGTCTTCCTCACGCATATCACCAGCACGAGTCATCACGCTTACGGTATTCCTAAGAATGAGACGTACACTGCCATCGGCTCTGGCAAGGATATCGATGAGATGTCGCATTACGCCAACGCTGAGAGCTATGATGATAAGTGGATTGGCAAGGTTCTCAAGATGTTGGATGACCAAGGTGTTGCAAATGAGACTCTCATCGTGTTCCTTGGTGATCACGGTGTCTCGCtggttgagaatggcaaggcCTCTCCTTACTACAACCCCAGCGTTGGATCTGATCATGTCCCGCTTGTTTTCTCCCACCCGTCTCTTCCCGCCTTCAACGTCGAACACGCCGTTCACTCTACCCAGGTCCTTCCTACGATCCTCGATCTCATGCTCGAGAGCGGCTCATTCGAAGGCGTCAGCCGCAAGGCCGCTGAGTCGCTCGTGGGTAACTACGAAGGCCAATCCCTCCTTCGCCCGATGCAAATGGTCAACAACCAGACAGGCCAAGCCCAATGGCACTTCACCGTCGTCAACCCCGGCCGAGCCATGCTCAACGTGCGCGACGTCCGCTATCCCGACCGTCACCTCAGCGTTCCTCTCATCGACAATACCGAGTGGCGCCTCAGCGATCTCGCTGTCGACCCGTTAGAAAAAGAGCCTGTCCAGGCCTTTGACTAcctctccttcttggacTCTGTGGAGAAGAAATGGGGTGTTGAGTGGGCGCAGTGGGTGGAGGAGGGTGCTTTCATGACGAGGTGGCATGTGCAGGAGAATGGAAAGCGTTGGCGTTATGAGAGGAATCCTAATGTTCAAGAGACAAGGGATCAATAA
- a CDS encoding related to aldehyde reductase II encodes MSSVPQGGLILVTGANGYIASVTVQVFLQRGYRVRGTVRSITANAWMKPFFGPNFELVEVPDISTPGAFDKALQGVDGVAHMAMNMDMNPQNQEVIDNTINSNLYLLEAVARVPSVKSVVITSSLAACALPTTGEPYKIDVTTWNTDAINKTAEPWDGQGNPRWHGIVLYGAAKARSEQAAFAWVHEHKPSFSFNTVVPNVNFGIAISPENMSYRSSAAVIDAVVKGYPDAPSILPSQWYVDVEDTALLHLAALTLDDVNNERLLAFGGRYCWTVILEILHRRFPDKVLLKNVKESAVDAGEVDNKRSAEVLRKMGKLEGFTGLEQTLVKAVKTILENKEKNVPKTPIDVYYDSLAKA; translated from the coding sequence ATGTCTTCAGTCCCTCAAGGAGGTCTGATCCTCGTCACAGGCGCCAATGGATACATAGCAAGCGTGACTGTCCAAGTATTTCTACAGCGCGGTTATCGTGTCCGTGGTACCGTCCGTTCAATCACCGCCAATGCCTGGATGAAACCATTCTTTGGCCCCAATTTCGAGCTCGTCGAAGTTCCCGACATTTCGACCCCTGGTGCTTTCGACAAGGCACTCCAAGGTGTAGATGGCGTGGCCCATATGGCTATGAACATGGATATGAACCCTCAGAACCAAGAAGTTAtcgacaacaccatcaattCGAACCTGTACCTTCTTGAAGCGGTGGCAAGAGTCCCAAGCGTCAAGAGCGTTGTCATTACCTCGTCACTGGCAGCATGTGCTCTTCCAACAACTGGCGAACCGTACAAGATCGATGTGACGACCTGGAACACTGACGCGATTAACAAGACAGCTGAACCATGGGATGGGCAAGGGAACCCACGATGGCATGGGATCGTGCTATATGGAGCCGCCAAAGCACGAAGCGAACAAGCTGCATTCGCTTGGGTGCATGAGCATAAgccatccttctccttcaacacAGTTGTTCCCAATGTCAACTTTGGTATCGCCATATCGCCCGAGAACATGAGCTACCGTAGCTCAGCCGCCGTCATCGACGCCGTTGTGAAAGGCTACCCCGATGCGCCGTCTATCCTACCATCGCAATGGTACGTCGACGTTGAGGATACAGCACTGCTACACCTAGCTGCATTGACGCTCGACGATGTGAATAACGAGCGACTTCTTGCGTTCGGTGGGAGATATTGCTGGACTGTGATTCTCGAGATACTCCATCGACGGTTTCCGGACAAGGTTCTGCTTAAGAATGTGAAAGAGTCAGCTGTGGATGCAGGAGAGGTAGACAATAAGAGGAGTGCTGAGGTTttgaggaagatggggaAACTGGAGGGGTTTACAGGTTTGGAGCAAACTCTGGTCAAGGCAGTCAAGACCATTCTTGAGAATAAGGAGAAGAATGTGCCCAAGACGCCCATTGATGTGTACTACGACTCACTGGCAAAGGCCTAA